The following coding sequences lie in one Tichowtungia aerotolerans genomic window:
- a CDS encoding hybrid sensor histidine kinase/response regulator, producing the protein MSLISPVYNVCGSAALPVMYDSVALHYMALWTFVCGAALVWGVVHLRRNASMRRSAYGCEQAQAQLRQVLQHSREAIYKYDIRAQKFEFLSPACFSLTGLTAEELDALSFKDRLQLIHPDDQETVFRLMSELQSRSKADDWQGVIEYRLIHKDGLCRSMSDHLYISYDESGKAAVVSGSVRDVTQITRLEDSVRILERKFQESQKMAGLGLLASGIAHDFNNLMTVVLGNAELALLECGGTDDSVLDEIKRTTLRAAELANQMLVYTGKTTLVVSSINLSSVVREMGALLDVSISKKVKIEYCLKDDIPFVRGDVSQIRQVAMNLITNASEAIGDREGVIAISIHKVHLRAGELKDVYPMGSSPEGPYVRLEVSDTGSGMDEKTRQKIFNPLFTTKVSGRGLGLASLLNAVERHNGSVEVKSDLGRGTVFRVYFPVEKQAREDEVCIFGGEASDWRGFGTALIADDEEAILDVTNALLERLGFRVLTASNGMKAVDLYTEYAGDITFLLMDVNMPGLNGQEAVMRIRHINPKVPVLFMSGYPREEVMARFEQIPHTGFIKKPFQNNGLVTAVRTVLEASPGE; encoded by the coding sequence ATGAGCCTGATCAGTCCTGTTTACAATGTGTGTGGGTCCGCTGCTCTTCCGGTTATGTATGACTCGGTGGCGCTTCATTATATGGCTCTATGGACTTTTGTCTGCGGTGCGGCACTGGTTTGGGGAGTCGTGCATCTGCGGCGCAATGCAAGCATGCGCAGGAGTGCGTATGGATGTGAACAGGCTCAGGCTCAGTTGCGACAGGTTTTGCAGCATTCGCGTGAAGCCATTTATAAATATGATATCAGGGCACAGAAATTTGAATTTCTGAGTCCGGCCTGTTTCAGCCTTACCGGTTTGACCGCCGAGGAGCTGGACGCATTGAGTTTTAAGGACAGGCTTCAGCTTATTCATCCGGATGATCAGGAAACTGTTTTTCGGTTGATGTCGGAACTTCAGAGTCGTTCGAAAGCAGATGATTGGCAGGGAGTGATTGAGTATCGCTTAATCCATAAAGATGGTCTGTGCCGTTCGATGAGCGATCATTTGTATATCAGCTACGATGAGTCCGGAAAAGCGGCTGTTGTGAGCGGGTCGGTCCGTGATGTGACACAGATTACACGGCTTGAAGACAGCGTGCGGATCTTGGAGCGTAAATTTCAGGAAAGTCAGAAAATGGCCGGGCTCGGGTTGCTGGCCAGCGGAATTGCGCACGACTTCAACAACCTGATGACGGTGGTGCTGGGAAATGCCGAACTGGCTCTGCTTGAGTGCGGAGGAACAGATGACAGCGTTCTCGATGAGATTAAGAGAACGACTCTGCGGGCCGCTGAACTGGCGAACCAGATGCTGGTTTATACAGGGAAGACCACATTGGTTGTCAGCAGTATCAACCTTTCCTCCGTTGTTCGGGAGATGGGCGCATTGCTTGATGTTTCGATTTCCAAGAAGGTAAAAATTGAATACTGCCTGAAAGATGATATTCCGTTCGTTCGGGGAGATGTGTCTCAGATTCGCCAGGTGGCTATGAATCTGATCACCAATGCCTCGGAAGCCATTGGAGATCGTGAAGGTGTGATTGCCATCAGTATTCACAAGGTGCATCTGAGAGCGGGCGAGCTGAAAGATGTGTATCCGATGGGCAGTTCTCCGGAAGGACCCTATGTGCGTCTTGAGGTTTCTGATACCGGTTCCGGGATGGATGAAAAAACCCGTCAGAAAATTTTCAATCCTCTTTTCACCACAAAGGTCAGTGGTCGGGGGCTTGGATTGGCGTCACTTCTGAATGCCGTTGAGCGCCATAACGGATCGGTGGAAGTAAAGAGTGATCTCGGCAGAGGGACTGTTTTCCGAGTGTATTTCCCGGTTGAGAAACAGGCGCGGGAAGATGAAGTCTGTATTTTTGGCGGAGAGGCTTCCGATTGGCGAGGGTTCGGAACAGCTTTGATTGCAGATGACGAAGAAGCCATTCTGGATGTAACCAATGCACTCCTGGAGCGGTTGGGGTTCCGCGTACTGACTGCATCGAACGGAATGAAGGCCGTCGATCTGTATACCGAATATGCCGGCGATATCACATTCCTGCTGATGGATGTGAATATGCCGGGCTTAAACGGGCAGGAAGCTGTTATGAGAATCCGGCACATCAACCCCAAAGTGCCCGTGCTGTTTATGAGCGGGTATCCGCGGGAAGAGGTGATGGCCCGTTTTGAGCAGATCCCGCACACCGGTTTTATTAAGAAGCCGTTCCAGAACAACGGGTTGGTGACTGCGGTTCGAACCGTCCTGGAAGCATCTCCCGGTGAGTAA
- the dnaG gene encoding DNA primase gives MKQIPRETIDEIRSRNDIVDVIGSYLSLKNAGGRFKALCPFHKEKTPSFTISPDRQIYHCFGCDAGGDVIRFVQEYEKVDFLTALQMLADRVGMELNFEDGDGRSSNKRELFRIHEGVAQLYHKILLEHPEGEAGRAYLMTRNLKPETVEAFNIGFAPDRFDALEKWAAHQNVPSALMEEAGLTARSERGSVYDRFRKRLMFPILDEAGRVIGFSGRLIDPNDRGGKYVNSPETPLFRKSRVLFGIDKARRAMADKRTAIVVEGQLDCIRCHEAGVTNVVASQGTALTSDHGRMIRRYADEVILVLDADAAGQKAALRSSEAFIAEELSVRVASLPAGEDPDSLILSQGPDAFMAKVNSAVSALDFLIDTSAKTENLRTDAGLMRTSRAVQNLIACASGAVQRDRMVQRAAERLGLSQSALRRDMSRHQRRTVTPAKSDVSESKPVAVQVSHPPVEVALTQLLCLYHEEVFPVVADHLPPEYVTDSDCRLVYELLLDDSQNLLERIPEGRAAVQKLAVRIQMEDSRLLGKDASPAAAAQDVVMKLWRSALKARRQRTDQIEERVRLTMQLKQLDLGWAHAVQFMVV, from the coding sequence ATGAAGCAGATTCCGAGAGAAACGATTGATGAGATCCGGTCGCGTAACGATATCGTCGATGTGATCGGCTCTTATCTGTCTCTGAAAAATGCGGGTGGACGGTTTAAGGCGCTTTGCCCGTTTCATAAGGAAAAAACCCCGTCGTTTACGATCAGTCCGGACCGCCAGATTTATCACTGTTTCGGCTGTGATGCCGGTGGCGATGTGATCCGGTTCGTTCAGGAGTACGAAAAGGTGGATTTCCTGACGGCGCTTCAGATGCTGGCGGACCGGGTCGGTATGGAGCTGAATTTTGAAGACGGGGATGGAAGAAGCTCCAATAAGCGCGAACTGTTTCGCATTCATGAAGGCGTTGCACAGCTTTATCACAAAATCTTGCTCGAACATCCTGAAGGCGAGGCCGGTCGGGCATACCTTATGACTCGCAATTTGAAGCCGGAGACGGTGGAGGCATTTAATATCGGATTCGCGCCGGACCGGTTTGATGCGCTTGAAAAATGGGCGGCGCATCAGAACGTCCCGTCGGCGTTGATGGAGGAGGCCGGGCTGACAGCTCGTTCGGAGCGAGGGTCGGTTTATGACCGTTTTCGCAAGCGGCTGATGTTCCCGATTCTTGACGAGGCGGGGCGGGTGATTGGATTCAGCGGTCGGCTGATTGATCCGAATGACCGGGGTGGTAAGTATGTGAACAGTCCCGAGACACCTTTGTTCCGTAAAAGCCGGGTATTGTTCGGGATTGATAAAGCACGCCGGGCAATGGCAGATAAACGTACTGCGATTGTGGTGGAAGGCCAGCTGGATTGTATTCGCTGCCATGAAGCCGGCGTAACGAACGTGGTGGCTTCTCAGGGAACCGCGCTGACGTCTGATCACGGTCGGATGATTCGCCGTTATGCGGATGAGGTGATTCTGGTGCTCGATGCCGATGCTGCGGGGCAGAAAGCGGCGCTGCGGTCTTCGGAAGCATTTATTGCTGAGGAGCTGAGTGTGCGTGTGGCGTCACTTCCGGCGGGGGAAGATCCCGACTCTCTGATTCTTTCGCAGGGGCCGGATGCATTTATGGCGAAAGTAAACTCCGCAGTGTCCGCGCTTGATTTTCTGATCGATACGTCGGCGAAAACGGAAAATCTCAGAACGGATGCCGGTCTGATGCGTACATCGCGGGCGGTGCAGAATCTGATAGCGTGTGCTTCCGGAGCGGTGCAGCGAGATCGGATGGTTCAGCGCGCGGCGGAACGGCTGGGGCTTTCGCAGTCAGCTTTGCGGCGCGATATGAGCCGACATCAGCGACGAACAGTGACGCCTGCAAAGTCAGATGTTTCTGAATCGAAACCGGTTGCTGTCCAAGTCTCCCATCCGCCGGTGGAGGTTGCCTTGACTCAGCTCCTCTGTCTTTATCATGAAGAGGTTTTTCCCGTTGTTGCCGACCATCTTCCGCCGGAGTATGTGACGGATTCTGACTGTCGGCTGGTTTATGAGCTGCTGCTGGATGATTCGCAAAATCTGCTGGAGCGGATCCCGGAAGGACGAGCGGCGGTGCAAAAGCTGGCGGTGCGAATTCAGATGGAGGACTCCCGACTGCTGGGTAAGGACGCTTCACCGGCTGCGGCGGCGCAGGATGTGGTTATGAAGCTTTGGCGCAGTGCATTAAAGGCAAGGCGGCAGCGCACTGATCAGATCGAAGAACGGGTGAGGCTGACGATGCAGCTTAAACAGTTGGATCTCGGATGGGCTCATGCCGTGCAGTTTATGGTGGTGTAG
- a CDS encoding CvpA family protein, with protein MGFPDTFYTIDVLFGVFVLLFGVAGMLRGLAGELARLITLAVLLAVSCLFYPQLSQLAARQWAALPPAAVQAVTAAALLLSAFLLFMLLKIILRRALKEQVGVFFDRILGALLGMVFGALLGISVLCTLSLLPQERAYVMLSEKSAVGGWVCDRLTPWVYPRVLELPVFSGGRLEVPAE; from the coding sequence ATGGGTTTTCCAGATACATTTTATACGATCGACGTGCTGTTCGGTGTTTTTGTGCTGCTGTTCGGTGTGGCGGGCATGCTGCGCGGTCTGGCCGGTGAACTGGCCCGACTGATTACACTGGCTGTATTGCTGGCAGTATCCTGTCTTTTTTACCCCCAACTTTCACAGTTGGCCGCCCGGCAGTGGGCGGCGCTGCCTCCGGCAGCGGTTCAGGCCGTTACGGCTGCGGCACTTCTTCTGAGCGCGTTTCTTTTGTTTATGCTGTTGAAAATCATTCTGCGCCGGGCTTTGAAGGAGCAGGTCGGAGTCTTTTTTGACCGAATTCTCGGAGCGCTTCTGGGGATGGTTTTCGGCGCGCTTCTTGGGATCAGCGTGTTGTGTACTTTGAGTTTGCTGCCTCAGGAAAGGGCATACGTGATGCTTTCTGAAAAGTCGGCAGTGGGCGGCTGGGTCTGTGATCGCCTGACTCCCTGGGTTTATCCGAGAGTGCTGGAGTTGCCGGTTTTCAGCGGCGGAAGACTGGAAGTGCCGGCGGAATGA
- a CDS encoding type II secretion system protein: MKKAFTLIEIMMVVAIIALLSAIGIPALLHSHEGAKEQVKEVNIDTVNAAKDQWALLNNKPAGTTVNWDDIKYYIGGRIEYQTDLDVNGDTIILNNVGISAKYP, from the coding sequence ATGAAAAAAGCATTTACCCTGATCGAAATTATGATGGTTGTCGCCATCATCGCCCTGCTTTCAGCAATCGGAATTCCCGCTCTGCTCCACTCCCATGAAGGAGCAAAAGAACAGGTTAAAGAGGTCAACATCGACACGGTCAATGCAGCGAAAGACCAATGGGCACTGCTCAATAACAAGCCGGCGGGCACAACCGTTAACTGGGACGACATCAAGTACTATATCGGCGGAAGGATTGAATACCAGACCGATCTCGATGTTAATGGAGATACGATTATCCTGAACAATGTCGGCATTTCCGCAAAATACCCATGA
- a CDS encoding response regulator — protein sequence MRVLIAEDDKVTRMRLEKVLSQWGFEVEAFPNGDAAWLRLCEPDPPRMCIIDWLMPEMEGPELCRRVRDRFPEEYFYLIILSARQGVDNLIEGLNAGADDYVTKPFVGRELRSRIDVGVRVIGLERMLAKKVHQLESALEDVKQLRGLLPICSYCNKIRNDDDYWEQVESYITRFSDVEFSHSICPACYKKHVEPMLKKKEEA from the coding sequence ATGCGTGTTTTGATTGCAGAGGATGATAAAGTGACCCGAATGCGGCTTGAAAAGGTGCTGAGCCAGTGGGGTTTTGAAGTGGAGGCTTTTCCGAATGGAGATGCTGCGTGGCTGCGGCTTTGCGAGCCTGATCCGCCGCGGATGTGCATTATTGACTGGCTGATGCCGGAGATGGAGGGACCGGAGCTTTGCCGCCGGGTTCGTGATAGATTTCCGGAAGAATATTTTTATCTGATCATCCTGAGCGCCCGACAGGGCGTTGATAATCTGATTGAGGGATTGAATGCAGGTGCCGATGATTATGTAACCAAGCCTTTTGTCGGACGCGAACTGCGGTCTCGAATCGATGTGGGCGTTCGGGTGATTGGTTTGGAGCGCATGCTTGCCAAAAAGGTGCATCAGCTGGAGTCGGCTCTGGAGGATGTGAAACAGCTGCGCGGCCTGCTTCCGATTTGTTCCTATTGCAACAAAATCCGGAACGATGATGACTACTGGGAGCAGGTGGAAAGTTATATCACACGGTTTTCGGATGTTGAGTTCAGCCATTCAATCTGTCCGGCCTGCTATAAGAAGCATGTGGAGCCGATGCTGAAAAAGAAAGAGGAGGCATGA
- the uvrB gene encoding excinuclease ABC subunit UvrB translates to MKYPYQLVSAYKPTGDQPAAIDALCAGLETGRRFQTLEGVTGSGKTFTIANVIARQKRPALVISHNKTLAAQLYAELKSFFPHNAVEFFISYYDYYQPEAYIPQTDTFIEKDASINSEIERLRLAATDSLLGRDDVIIVASVSCIYGLGSPEDYREMVLSAHAGETFGRDDVLEKLVSIQYDRNDYEPQPGTFRVRGDTVDIFPSYATHGIRVEFFGDEVDSIKRIDPLTGEIEENMDRITISPAKHFVMPAEKLEPAIARIEAELEERVKWFEQRDKLIEAQRIRMRTAYDIEMMREIGYCGGIENYSRHLGGRQAGDRPACLIDYFPDNFLTVIDESHVTLPQVRGMFNGDQARKRTLVEHGFRLPSALDNRPLEFNEFMDITGQMIFTTATPGPFEVQKSGTPVEQVIRPTGIIDPPVEVRPLSGQIDDVMEEIRSRAERGERTLVTTLTKRTAEDLTDYLKKVDLRVQYLHSDIDAIERVEILRGLRKAEFDCLIGINLLREGLDLPEVSLVAILDADKEGFLRSETALVQTAGRAARHIEGRVIMYADNITGSMQRMIDVTNRRRERQMAYNEEHGVVPQAIQKEIADSLKTLKQGAEEVEEMVVCETGESYDVNQAIREIEQEMLDAAAKLEFERAALLRDELYELKSQQEPTAPATKGARKLYVGRKKRSTRR, encoded by the coding sequence ATGAAGTATCCTTATCAGCTTGTTTCGGCTTATAAACCGACCGGAGATCAGCCTGCGGCGATTGATGCTTTGTGTGCAGGACTGGAAACAGGGCGGCGTTTCCAAACCCTGGAAGGTGTGACCGGTTCGGGGAAAACCTTTACAATCGCAAATGTCATTGCCCGCCAAAAGCGGCCTGCATTGGTGATTTCGCATAACAAGACTCTGGCGGCTCAGCTTTATGCCGAGCTGAAGTCCTTTTTTCCGCATAATGCCGTAGAATTCTTTATTTCCTATTACGATTACTATCAGCCTGAAGCTTATATCCCTCAAACAGATACATTTATTGAGAAGGATGCCTCAATCAATTCAGAGATCGAGCGGCTGCGGCTGGCGGCAACCGACAGTCTGCTCGGTCGTGATGATGTGATTATTGTTGCCTCAGTTTCCTGTATTTATGGTCTTGGTTCGCCGGAAGATTACCGCGAAATGGTGCTTTCGGCGCATGCCGGAGAGACCTTTGGGCGGGATGATGTGCTCGAAAAGCTGGTCAGCATTCAGTATGACCGCAACGACTATGAACCGCAGCCGGGAACCTTTCGGGTGCGCGGCGATACGGTTGATATTTTCCCTTCCTACGCGACGCATGGAATTCGGGTGGAGTTCTTCGGAGATGAAGTGGATTCGATTAAACGGATTGATCCTTTGACTGGAGAGATCGAGGAAAACATGGATCGCATCACGATTTCTCCGGCGAAGCATTTTGTGATGCCCGCCGAAAAACTGGAGCCGGCAATCGCTCGAATTGAGGCAGAGCTGGAGGAACGGGTGAAATGGTTTGAGCAGCGCGACAAGCTGATTGAGGCCCAGCGCATCCGGATGCGCACGGCGTACGATATCGAAATGATGCGTGAGATCGGCTATTGCGGAGGCATCGAAAACTATTCCCGCCACCTCGGCGGCCGGCAGGCGGGCGATCGGCCCGCCTGCCTGATCGACTATTTCCCAGATAATTTCCTGACCGTTATCGATGAGTCCCATGTGACGCTTCCTCAGGTTCGAGGCATGTTTAACGGAGACCAGGCTCGCAAGCGGACCTTGGTTGAACACGGGTTTCGTCTTCCGTCTGCGCTGGATAACCGTCCGCTTGAATTTAATGAATTTATGGATATCACCGGGCAGATGATCTTTACGACGGCGACGCCAGGTCCGTTCGAGGTTCAGAAATCCGGGACTCCGGTAGAGCAGGTGATTCGTCCGACCGGCATTATCGACCCGCCGGTTGAAGTTCGTCCGCTTTCTGGGCAGATTGACGATGTCATGGAGGAAATCCGCTCGCGCGCCGAGCGTGGCGAGCGGACGCTGGTGACCACGTTGACGAAACGGACGGCCGAGGATTTGACTGATTACCTGAAGAAAGTCGATTTGCGCGTGCAGTATCTGCATTCGGACATTGATGCCATTGAGCGGGTCGAGATTCTGCGCGGATTGCGCAAGGCGGAGTTTGACTGCCTGATTGGGATCAACCTGCTTCGCGAAGGCCTCGACCTGCCGGAGGTATCATTGGTCGCCATTCTCGATGCGGATAAGGAAGGCTTTCTGCGTTCCGAAACCGCGTTGGTACAGACTGCAGGCCGTGCCGCTCGCCATATTGAGGGCCGAGTGATTATGTATGCCGATAACATCACCGGCTCGATGCAGCGAATGATTGATGTCACGAACCGCAGACGTGAGAGACAGATGGCTTATAATGAGGAGCACGGTGTTGTGCCGCAGGCCATTCAGAAAGAGATTGCGGACAGTCTGAAAACGCTGAAGCAAGGTGCGGAAGAAGTCGAGGAGATGGTTGTTTGTGAGACGGGGGAAAGCTATGACGTCAATCAGGCAATCCGGGAAATTGAGCAGGAGATGCTCGATGCAGCTGCCAAGCTGGAGTTTGAGCGGGCGGCACTTCTTCGTGACGAGTTGTATGAGCTGAAATCACAGCAGGAACCGACAGCCCCGGCGACGAAAGGAGCGCGGAAGCTTTATGTGGGTCGTAAAAAACGATCGACTCGTCGCTAA
- a CDS encoding ABC transporter permease — MRSFLTLWRREFSALFLSPIAYVMLMFFLLVTGCGFYWLIKENLELLHSIQGLMVVIWACMLIVIPILTMRSFAEERKNGTFETLMTAPVSDTTVVAAKFIGVLSFFLLMCAPTLAYLAIIGWIKPDIISNMDPGCIGGGYQMVALIASAFIALGLFASALTSNQIIAAISTFAVMSILFFGGLFEPHLSKTPLVREVGSYMSAALHLMEASRGVFDSRSVVLYLSATLFFLFATTKAVSARR, encoded by the coding sequence ATGAGAAGCTTTTTGACCCTTTGGCGGCGGGAGTTTTCCGCGCTGTTCCTCTCGCCAATCGCCTATGTTATGCTGATGTTTTTCCTGCTGGTGACCGGCTGTGGATTTTACTGGCTGATTAAGGAAAATCTTGAGCTGCTCCACTCAATCCAGGGGCTGATGGTCGTCATCTGGGCCTGCATGCTGATTGTGATTCCGATTTTGACTATGCGCTCGTTTGCTGAAGAGCGTAAAAACGGCACATTTGAAACTCTGATGACCGCCCCGGTCAGCGACACCACCGTGGTCGCGGCCAAGTTCATCGGCGTTCTCAGCTTTTTTCTTCTGATGTGTGCACCGACACTAGCCTATCTGGCCATCATCGGCTGGATTAAACCGGACATTATCAGCAACATGGATCCCGGCTGCATTGGCGGTGGGTACCAGATGGTCGCTTTGATTGCATCGGCGTTCATTGCCTTGGGACTGTTCGCTTCAGCACTCACGTCCAACCAGATTATTGCGGCAATTTCCACATTTGCCGTGATGAGCATTCTGTTTTTCGGGGGTCTCTTTGAACCGCATCTTTCAAAAACCCCTTTGGTCCGAGAAGTCGGCAGCTATATGTCAGCGGCTCTGCATCTGATGGAAGCATCCCGCGGCGTATTTGACTCTCGTTCTGTTGTGCTTTATCTCAGCGCAACACTCTTCTTCCTTTTTGCAACCACCAAAGCCGTTTCGGCCAGACGATAA
- a CDS encoding ABC transporter ATP-binding protein, which translates to MIKVSNLTKRFSGYTAVDDISFEVDRGEIIGFLGPNGAGKTTTMRMLTGFLHPTRGKIEIAGCNVMTNPLEARRHIGYMPESCPLYTEMRVDEYLKFRAKIKEVPRRDLKNRLGAVKEQCGLTQVGGRIIGQLSKGYRQRVGLADSLLNEPDLLILDEPTAGLDPNQIREVRELIGRLAERHTLLLSTHILPEVEMACKRVLIIDKGKIVASDSPESLQKRLLGDAQISADILGDAQVVEDALKALESVDLVISSPQEDGWTRFTIDSASPDIRCHIFDCVVSNGWKLRELHTENRSLEDLFVTITRGNPVVEES; encoded by the coding sequence ATGATTAAAGTAAGCAATTTGACCAAACGATTTTCCGGCTATACGGCGGTGGATGATATTTCGTTCGAGGTGGACCGAGGAGAAATCATCGGATTCCTAGGCCCCAACGGTGCCGGGAAAACCACAACGATGCGAATGCTGACGGGATTTCTGCATCCGACCCGCGGCAAGATAGAGATTGCCGGATGCAATGTGATGACGAATCCGCTCGAAGCTCGCCGCCACATCGGCTACATGCCGGAAAGCTGCCCGCTTTACACCGAAATGCGCGTTGATGAATACCTGAAATTCCGTGCAAAAATCAAAGAAGTGCCGCGTCGGGACCTCAAGAACCGGCTGGGGGCCGTAAAGGAGCAATGTGGACTGACGCAGGTCGGCGGACGGATCATCGGACAACTGTCCAAGGGGTACCGTCAACGCGTCGGACTGGCCGACAGCCTGCTCAATGAACCTGATCTGCTGATTCTCGATGAACCTACAGCCGGACTTGACCCCAACCAGATCCGCGAGGTGCGCGAACTGATTGGGCGACTGGCGGAACGGCATACGCTGCTGCTTTCCACTCATATTCTCCCGGAGGTGGAAATGGCCTGCAAACGGGTTCTTATTATAGATAAAGGAAAGATCGTTGCATCCGATTCTCCTGAAAGCCTGCAAAAACGCCTGCTGGGCGATGCTCAGATCAGCGCGGATATCCTGGGAGACGCTCAAGTTGTTGAAGACGCCCTGAAGGCTCTTGAATCTGTCGATCTGGTAATCAGTTCTCCGCAAGAAGACGGATGGACCCGTTTTACAATTGATTCAGCCTCGCCGGACATTCGCTGCCACATTTTTGACTGCGTGGTTTCCAATGGCTGGAAACTGCGCGAACTGCATACGGAAAACCGATCTCTGGAAGATCTTTTTGTAACCATTACCCGCGGAAATCCTGTTGTGGAGGAATCCTGA